Proteins encoded together in one Macadamia integrifolia cultivar HAES 741 unplaced genomic scaffold, SCU_Mint_v3 scaffold621, whole genome shotgun sequence window:
- the LOC122069448 gene encoding ethylene-responsive transcription factor WIN1: MVQSKKFRGVRQRHWGSWVSEIRHPLLKRRVWLGTFETAEEAARAYDEAAVLMSGRNAKTNFPVVRTPDGDAKTGDDSSPLTTTTTTASSSLSATLSEKLRRCCKTPSPSLTCLRLDTENSNIGVWQKRAGSHSESHWVMTVELGKKKNIPQVISQASSSTSIDMAPAIPGTEEAGEGIEEEDRIALQMIEELLNRNCPSPSISHQGDLQGEEGTEFLV; this comes from the exons ATGGTACAGTCAAAGAAGTTCAGAGGCGTCAGGCAGCGACACTGGGGCTCGTGGGTTTCTGAAATCCGGCACCCATTGTT GAAGAGAAGGGTGTGGCTAGGGACCTTTGAGACAGCTGAGGAGGCAGCACGAGCCTACGATGAGGCAGCAGTTCTTATGAGTGGCCGGAATGCCAAGACCAACTTCCCCGTCGTCAGGACTCCCGACGGCGATGCAAAGACCGGTGATGATTCTTCCCCTTTGACTACAACGACGACTACTGCTTCAAGCAGCCTATCGGCGACACTTAGTGAGAAGCTCCGGAGGTGTTGCAAGACTCCATCTCCTTCCCTCACTTGTTTGAGGCTTGATACTGAGAATTCCAATATTGGAGTGTGGCAGAAGCGAGCTGGGTCACATTCTGAATCGCATTGGGTTATGACAGTTGAgttagggaagaagaagaacattcCACAAGTTATCTCTCAAGCATCATCATCTACTTCGATAGACATGGCTCCGGCGATACCCGGGACGGAGGAAGCCGGAGAGGGGATTGAGGAAGAGGATAGGATTGCATTGCAGATGATAGAAGAGCTACTTAATAGAAACTGTCCTAGCCCCTCCATCTCTCATCAGGGGGATCTCCAAGGAGAAGAGGGTACTGAATTCCTTGTGTAG